In the genome of Streptomyces sp. NBC_00190, one region contains:
- a CDS encoding methylmalonyl-CoA mutase family protein, with protein MTVLPDDGLSLAAEFPDATHEQWQRLVEGVLRKSGKEASGEAAEEALSTPLEDGLTTRPLYTAPPDGTAPDTGFPGFAPFVRGGRPEGTTANGWDVRQRLAGTDPARLNEAVLADLENGVTSLWLTVGPGGIPVDGLARALDGVYLDLAPVSLDSGAEYAQAARAFLALCAERGTQPAAVRASLGADPLGHEARTGEALDMADAVSLAREAASGYPGVRALTVDALPYHEAGGSVAEELGLSLATGVAYLRALTGAGLSTATALGQLEFRYAATADQFLTIAKLRAARRLWARVAEASGAPEAGAQLQHAVTSPVMMTRRDPWVNMLRTTVACMAAGVGGADSVTVLPFDNELGLPDAFARRIARNTSTILLEESHLARVIDPAGGSYYVERLTDELAHAAWEFFQTLEKAGGQAAALRSGLVAERLAATWAERSKKLAKRREPITGVSEFPLLSEKPVVREPAPAGPTGGLPRVRRDEAYEALRARSDAHLAATGARPRIFLAALGPAAAHTARGTFASNLFQAGGIEPVHDPVSVDPATAAAAYAASGADGMAVLCSSDALYEEQAAAVSEALRAAGATTVFLAGKPGTAEASVDEYVFAGCDAVAVLSSVLDRMGVPS; from the coding sequence ATGACGGTCCTGCCTGACGACGGGCTCTCCCTGGCCGCCGAGTTCCCTGACGCGACGCATGAGCAGTGGCAGCGCCTTGTAGAGGGCGTACTGCGCAAGTCGGGCAAGGAAGCCTCCGGCGAGGCCGCTGAAGAAGCGTTGTCCACCCCACTCGAGGACGGGCTCACCACCCGCCCGCTGTACACCGCGCCGCCCGACGGGACGGCTCCCGACACCGGTTTCCCCGGCTTCGCCCCCTTCGTACGGGGCGGCAGGCCGGAAGGCACCACCGCGAACGGCTGGGACGTGCGCCAGCGCCTCGCGGGCACCGATCCGGCACGCCTGAACGAGGCGGTCCTCGCCGACCTGGAGAACGGGGTCACCTCGCTCTGGCTGACCGTCGGCCCCGGCGGCATCCCCGTCGACGGCCTCGCCCGGGCCCTGGACGGGGTCTACCTGGACCTCGCCCCGGTCTCCCTGGACTCCGGAGCCGAATACGCGCAGGCCGCGCGAGCGTTCCTCGCCCTGTGCGCCGAGCGCGGGACGCAGCCGGCGGCGGTACGGGCGAGCCTCGGCGCCGACCCCCTGGGCCACGAGGCCCGTACGGGCGAAGCGCTCGACATGGCCGACGCCGTGTCCCTGGCCCGGGAAGCCGCCTCCGGCTATCCCGGGGTGCGCGCCCTGACCGTGGACGCCCTGCCGTACCACGAGGCCGGCGGCAGCGTCGCCGAGGAGCTGGGCCTCTCCCTGGCCACCGGTGTCGCCTACCTGCGTGCCCTCACCGGGGCCGGCCTGAGCACCGCGACGGCCCTCGGCCAGCTGGAGTTCCGCTACGCGGCCACGGCCGACCAGTTCCTCACGATCGCCAAGCTGCGCGCAGCGCGCCGCCTGTGGGCCCGTGTCGCCGAGGCCTCGGGGGCCCCGGAGGCGGGCGCCCAGCTCCAGCACGCGGTGACCTCGCCGGTGATGATGACCCGCCGCGACCCGTGGGTGAACATGCTGCGCACCACCGTGGCCTGCATGGCCGCGGGCGTGGGCGGCGCGGACTCGGTCACCGTGCTCCCCTTCGACAACGAGCTCGGCCTGCCGGACGCCTTCGCGCGCCGGATCGCCCGCAACACCTCCACGATCCTGCTGGAGGAGTCGCACCTGGCCCGCGTGATCGACCCGGCCGGCGGCTCGTACTACGTCGAGCGGCTCACCGACGAACTCGCCCACGCCGCCTGGGAGTTCTTCCAGACCTTGGAGAAGGCGGGCGGCCAGGCCGCCGCCCTGCGCTCCGGGCTGGTCGCCGAACGGCTCGCCGCCACCTGGGCCGAGCGCTCGAAGAAGCTGGCCAAGCGCCGCGAACCGATTACGGGTGTCAGCGAGTTCCCGCTGCTCTCGGAGAAGCCGGTCGTACGCGAGCCCGCGCCCGCCGGACCCACCGGCGGACTGCCGCGCGTACGGCGCGACGAGGCGTACGAGGCCCTGCGCGCCCGCAGCGACGCGCACCTCGCGGCGACCGGCGCCCGGCCCAGGATCTTCCTGGCCGCGCTGGGTCCGGCGGCCGCGCACACCGCGCGCGGCACTTTCGCCTCGAACCTCTTCCAGGCGGGCGGCATCGAGCCCGTGCACGATCCGGTCTCCGTGGACCCGGCGACGGCCGCCGCGGCCTATGCCGCGAGCGGCGCCGACGGCATGGCCGTGCTGTGCTCCAGCGACGCGCTGTACGAGGAGCAGGCCGCGGCGGTGTCCGAGGCGCTGCGCGCGGCGGGCGCCACGACCGTGTTCCTCGCGGGCAAGCCGGGTACCGCAGAGGCTTCCGTGGACGAGTACGTGTTCGCCGGCTGTGACGCCGTCGCCGTGCTGTCCTCCGTACTCGACCGGATGGGAGTGCCGTCTTGA
- a CDS encoding ROK family transcriptional regulator — protein sequence MTGDGRAAANAATVLRTVLEHGPVARSGIVRLCGLSPAAVSRQTTGLLRSGLLRELPGPADGVGRPRIPLDLHTGAVGGPVAAGLHIGVPASTFSLVDLRGRLLARRAFSHEGRSPAGLAADIAAELARFLAESDTGRPRLGVGAALGGWIRPDEGVVVHHPVLRWRQKPLGAELSAAVGLPVRVDNHARAVARAEILFGRPEARRSLVHLFIGNVVDAAFGIEGTVHQGPGSAAGDVAHLPVPGSRTRCACGRTGCLEATASDTVLGAEAVRRGIVPDPSVGMLVDAAATGDPRADRLLRERARAVGRAAALLLDVFNPAIMVVTELSSVLHEGYLEEIRGAATEFSHVGDDPARIVVPHAGPAVLPEAAATVLLSRVFQDPFGTL from the coding sequence ATGACCGGTGACGGCCGGGCGGCCGCCAATGCCGCCACCGTGCTGCGGACAGTCCTGGAGCACGGGCCCGTGGCCCGCAGCGGCATCGTCCGCCTCTGCGGGCTCAGCCCCGCCGCGGTCTCCCGGCAGACCACCGGTCTGCTCCGCAGCGGCCTGCTGCGCGAGCTGCCCGGCCCCGCCGACGGAGTGGGCCGCCCGCGGATCCCGCTGGACCTGCACACCGGGGCCGTCGGCGGACCCGTCGCCGCCGGGCTGCACATCGGCGTACCCGCCTCGACCTTCAGCCTCGTCGACCTGCGCGGCCGGCTCCTGGCCCGGCGGGCCTTCTCCCACGAGGGCCGCTCCCCGGCCGGCCTCGCCGCCGACATCGCCGCCGAACTGGCCCGGTTCCTGGCCGAGTCCGACACCGGACGCCCGCGACTGGGCGTCGGCGCAGCCCTCGGCGGGTGGATCCGCCCCGACGAGGGCGTCGTCGTGCACCACCCCGTGCTGCGCTGGCGGCAGAAGCCCCTCGGTGCCGAGCTGTCCGCCGCCGTCGGACTCCCGGTGCGGGTCGACAACCACGCCCGGGCCGTCGCACGGGCCGAGATCCTGTTCGGCCGCCCGGAGGCCCGCCGCAGCCTGGTGCACCTGTTCATCGGCAACGTCGTCGACGCCGCCTTCGGCATCGAGGGGACCGTGCACCAGGGCCCGGGCTCGGCCGCGGGCGACGTGGCCCACCTGCCGGTGCCCGGGTCGCGGACGCGCTGCGCGTGCGGACGTACCGGCTGCCTGGAGGCGACCGCCTCCGACACCGTGCTGGGCGCCGAGGCGGTCCGCCGGGGCATCGTGCCGGACCCGTCCGTCGGCATGCTGGTGGACGCGGCCGCCACCGGCGACCCGCGGGCCGACCGGCTGCTGCGCGAGCGCGCCCGCGCCGTGGGCCGCGCGGCGGCTCTTCTGTTGGATGTCTTCAATCCCGCGATCATGGTCGTGACCGAGCTGTCGAGCGTCCTGCACGAGGGGTATCTGGAGGAGATCCGGGGCGCCGCGACGGAGTTCTCGCACGTCGGCGACGACCCCGCGCGGATCGTCGTACCGCACGCGGGCCCGGCCGTGCTCCCGGAGGCGGCGGCAACGGTGCTGCTCAGCCGGGTTTTCCAGGATCCGTTCGGCACGCTGTGA
- a CDS encoding TauD/TfdA dioxygenase family protein, with the protein MATAITSVTVTKIGGRIGAEIGGVRLGGDLPAATVAEIRAALLAHKAVFFRGQGHLDEAGHEAFAQLLGAPVAHPTVPSADGRYALGIDSHHGARANQWHTDVTFVPAYPAFSILRAVTIPPYGGNTLWANTATAYSNLPEPLRALADSLRAVHSNEYDYAALKPDALPEALAQYREVFTSTKFLTEHPVVRVHPETGERTLLLGNFVQRINGLTGRDSRILQDLFQAHIESPENTVRWQWRAGDVAIWDNRATQHYGVDDSDDHERTLRRVTVDGDVPVGPDGEPSRLISPEAVPDPAFGIASGASAT; encoded by the coding sequence ATGGCCACTGCAATCACCTCCGTCACCGTCACGAAGATCGGCGGCCGCATCGGCGCCGAGATCGGCGGCGTACGGCTCGGCGGCGACCTGCCCGCCGCCACCGTCGCCGAGATCCGCGCCGCGCTCCTCGCCCACAAGGCCGTCTTCTTCCGCGGCCAAGGCCACCTCGACGAAGCCGGCCACGAGGCCTTCGCCCAGCTGCTCGGCGCGCCCGTCGCGCACCCCACCGTCCCCTCGGCCGACGGCCGTTACGCCCTCGGCATCGACTCCCACCACGGCGCCCGCGCCAACCAGTGGCACACCGACGTCACCTTCGTCCCCGCCTACCCGGCCTTCTCCATCCTCCGGGCCGTCACCATCCCCCCGTACGGCGGCAACACCCTGTGGGCCAACACCGCCACCGCCTACAGCAACCTTCCCGAGCCGCTCCGGGCGCTCGCCGACAGCCTGCGCGCCGTCCACTCCAACGAGTACGACTACGCCGCCCTCAAGCCGGACGCCCTGCCCGAGGCGCTGGCCCAGTACCGCGAGGTGTTCACCTCCACCAAGTTCCTCACCGAGCACCCGGTGGTCCGGGTCCACCCCGAGACCGGCGAACGCACCCTGCTGCTCGGCAACTTCGTCCAGCGCATCAACGGCCTCACCGGCCGCGACTCCCGCATCCTCCAGGACCTCTTCCAGGCCCACATCGAGAGCCCCGAGAACACCGTCCGCTGGCAGTGGCGGGCCGGGGACGTCGCCATCTGGGACAACCGCGCCACCCAGCACTACGGCGTGGACGACTCCGACGACCACGAGCGCACCCTGCGCCGCGTCACCGTCGACGGGGACGTCCCGGTCGGACCCGACGGCGAGCCCTCCCGGCTGATCAGCCCCGAGGCCGTCCCGGACCCCGCCTTCGGCATCGCCTCCGGCGCTTCGGCCACCTGA
- the ssuE gene encoding NADPH-dependent FMN reductase: MPQLLALTGSPSLHSRTEVVAEHVLRRLSHSGFETAHLAVRDLPAADLLSARRGEPEIRRALEAVAEADGIVIATPVYKASYTGLLKAFLDLLPQDGLAGKTLLPLATGGSLAHVLTIDYALRPVLAALGARHVTAGRFVLDSSVERGHGPDRLRPEAELDLFQAVDEFADALRAAHPSALTATP, encoded by the coding sequence GTGCCCCAGCTGCTCGCCCTCACCGGCAGCCCGTCCCTCCACTCCCGTACCGAGGTCGTCGCCGAGCACGTGCTGCGCCGCCTCTCCCACTCCGGGTTCGAGACCGCGCACCTCGCCGTCCGCGACCTCCCCGCCGCCGACCTGCTCTCCGCCCGGCGCGGCGAGCCGGAGATCCGCCGGGCACTCGAAGCCGTCGCCGAGGCGGACGGCATCGTCATCGCGACCCCGGTCTACAAGGCCTCGTACACCGGTCTACTCAAGGCCTTCCTCGACCTGCTGCCGCAGGACGGCCTGGCCGGGAAGACGCTTCTGCCGCTGGCCACCGGCGGCAGCCTCGCCCACGTCCTGACCATCGACTACGCCCTGCGCCCCGTGCTCGCCGCCCTCGGCGCCCGGCACGTCACCGCCGGCCGGTTCGTCCTCGACTCCTCCGTCGAGCGGGGCCACGGCCCCGACCGGCTGCGTCCCGAGGCGGAGCTGGACCTCTTCCAGGCCGTCGACGAGTTCGCCGACGCCCTGCGCGCCGCGCACCCCAGCGCGCTCACCGCCACCCCGTAA
- a CDS encoding ABC transporter substrate-binding protein, with product MPAAFTSTSTSRRQFLTLLGISAAAVSCGTATAGGSGSGSQIKTLKYQGAVGAVTLPELAADLGYFEDVTLEWVGNTISGPQDIQSAATGQTHFGSAFNGAVIKLAAGNAPIKAVISSYGSDQYSYGGYFVLEDSPIRSARDLIGKKVGMNTLGAHYQALLDLYLSRNGLSKADAAKVEALVVPPVNTEQSLRQKQIEVGVLTGILRDKALANGGIRPLFTDVELLGPFSAGTYIMTERFIKQNPDTVRTFTTGVAKAIEWSRTTPREEAVARMTEIVKKRGRNEDTAALQYWRSFGIAETGGRIPDQSFQLWIDWLGERGDIKKGQFKPSDLYTNEFNGYGKG from the coding sequence ATGCCCGCAGCCTTCACCTCGACCTCCACCTCCCGGCGCCAGTTCCTGACCCTGCTCGGCATCTCGGCGGCCGCGGTGAGCTGCGGCACGGCCACCGCCGGCGGCTCCGGCTCCGGCTCGCAGATCAAGACCCTGAAGTACCAGGGCGCCGTCGGCGCGGTCACTCTCCCCGAACTCGCCGCGGACCTCGGCTATTTCGAGGACGTCACACTCGAATGGGTCGGCAACACCATCAGCGGCCCGCAGGACATCCAGTCCGCCGCCACCGGCCAGACCCACTTCGGCAGCGCCTTCAACGGCGCGGTCATCAAGCTCGCCGCCGGCAACGCCCCGATCAAGGCCGTCATCTCCTCCTACGGCTCCGACCAGTACTCCTACGGCGGCTACTTCGTCCTGGAGGACAGCCCGATCCGCTCCGCCCGCGACCTGATCGGCAAAAAGGTCGGGATGAACACCCTGGGCGCCCACTACCAGGCCCTGCTCGACCTCTACCTGAGCCGCAACGGCCTGTCCAAGGCGGACGCGGCCAAGGTCGAGGCCCTGGTGGTGCCGCCCGTCAACACCGAACAGTCGCTGCGCCAGAAGCAGATCGAGGTCGGAGTGCTCACCGGGATCCTCCGCGACAAGGCCCTCGCGAACGGCGGCATCCGCCCGCTGTTCACCGATGTCGAGCTGCTCGGACCCTTCAGCGCCGGCACCTACATCATGACCGAGCGCTTCATCAAGCAGAACCCGGACACCGTACGGACCTTCACGACCGGCGTGGCCAAGGCCATCGAATGGTCCCGCACCACCCCGCGCGAGGAGGCCGTCGCGCGCATGACGGAGATCGTCAAGAAGCGCGGGCGCAACGAGGACACCGCCGCACTGCAGTACTGGCGCTCGTTCGGGATCGCCGAGACGGGCGGCCGGATACCCGACCAGTCCTTCCAGCTCTGGATCGACTGGCTCGGCGAGCGCGGCGACATCAAGAAGGGCCAGTTCAAGCCGTCCGACCTCTACACCAACGAGTTCAACGGCTACGGAAAGGGCTGA
- a CDS encoding ABC transporter ATP-binding protein, which yields MAKIVFEGVGKTFPARNKGRGKEGFTALDGIDLEIGAGEFVVVVGPSGCGKSTLLDLLGGLSRPTAGRILLDGEPVTGPGLDRGIVFQQYALLPWRTALGNVAFGLEATGVPRRQRADRAREFLDLVGLAGFEDRHPHELSGGMRQRVAIARSLAYDPDVLLMDEPFAALDAQTRESLQDELRRIWQRTGKTVVFITHGIEEAVYLGQKVAVMTSRPGRVKEVVPVTFGERGPGLQGEDLRSSPEFARYRHEIWTLLHDEVARAQQLEKEEATV from the coding sequence ATGGCGAAGATCGTTTTCGAGGGAGTGGGCAAGACCTTCCCGGCCAGGAACAAGGGCCGGGGCAAGGAGGGGTTCACCGCCCTCGACGGCATCGACCTGGAGATAGGGGCGGGGGAGTTCGTGGTCGTCGTGGGCCCCAGCGGCTGCGGCAAATCGACCCTCCTGGACCTGCTCGGCGGCCTGTCCCGGCCGACGGCCGGGCGGATCCTGCTCGACGGCGAGCCCGTCACCGGTCCCGGCCTGGACCGGGGCATCGTCTTCCAGCAGTACGCGCTGCTCCCGTGGCGCACGGCACTGGGCAACGTCGCATTCGGCCTGGAGGCCACCGGCGTACCGAGGCGTCAACGAGCGGACCGCGCCCGGGAGTTCCTGGACCTCGTCGGACTCGCCGGCTTCGAGGACCGGCACCCGCACGAGCTGTCCGGCGGCATGCGCCAGCGCGTGGCGATCGCCCGCTCGCTGGCCTACGACCCGGACGTGCTGCTGATGGACGAGCCGTTCGCCGCGCTCGACGCGCAGACCCGCGAGTCCCTCCAGGACGAGCTGCGCCGCATCTGGCAGCGCACCGGCAAGACCGTCGTCTTCATCACCCACGGCATCGAGGAGGCCGTCTACCTCGGCCAGAAGGTGGCCGTCATGACCTCCCGCCCGGGACGGGTCAAGGAGGTCGTCCCCGTCACCTTCGGCGAGCGCGGGCCCGGCCTGCAGGGCGAGGACCTGCGCTCCAGCCCGGAGTTCGCCCGCTACCGCCACGAGATCTGGACCCTGCTCCACGACGAGGTGGCCCGTGCTCAGCAACTGGAGAAGGAGGAGGCCACCGTATGA
- a CDS encoding ABC transporter permease: MTTNASPAATALAGQEEDARGPAAPEAPATGPDARPVPQTTRPPATADAVRDPASPALPGAGRSAGRATAKAPAPAGAPAKASAPVRQTSRALARWLRALALRSAAVLALLAVWETAPRFGLVDATFLPPVSQVAVAWWELLGNGQLGTHVSASLVRSFGGFGIAVAVAVPLGLLIGWYRPVATLLGPLLEVFRNTAALALLPVFVLLLGIGETSKVSIVVYACVWPILLNTISAVGNADPTLVRLARSMDLSTPRLFQKVILPASVPAVFTGIRLAGAVSILVLVAAEMIGAKAGLGYLINASQFNFAIPQMYAGIVTISAIGVAFNQLLVAVERRLSVWRVPA; this comes from the coding sequence ATGACCACGAACGCCAGCCCCGCCGCCACCGCCCTGGCCGGGCAGGAGGAGGACGCCCGCGGCCCGGCTGCGCCGGAGGCTCCCGCCACCGGGCCGGACGCCCGTCCGGTGCCCCAGACCACCCGGCCCCCGGCCACCGCCGATGCGGTACGGGATCCCGCGTCACCCGCGCTCCCCGGCGCCGGGCGGAGCGCCGGCCGAGCCACGGCGAAAGCCCCGGCCCCGGCGGGAGCGCCGGCCAAAGCTTCGGCCCCCGTCCGGCAGACCTCCAGGGCACTGGCGCGGTGGCTGCGCGCCCTCGCCCTGCGGTCCGCGGCCGTCCTGGCCCTGCTCGCCGTCTGGGAGACGGCACCCCGGTTCGGCCTGGTCGACGCCACCTTCCTGCCACCGGTCAGCCAGGTCGCCGTGGCCTGGTGGGAACTCCTGGGCAACGGCCAGCTCGGCACGCACGTCTCGGCCAGCCTCGTCCGTTCCTTCGGCGGCTTCGGGATCGCCGTCGCCGTCGCCGTCCCGCTCGGCCTGCTCATCGGCTGGTACCGGCCGGTCGCCACGCTGCTCGGCCCGCTGCTGGAGGTGTTCCGCAACACCGCCGCGCTCGCCCTGCTGCCGGTCTTCGTACTCCTGCTCGGCATCGGGGAGACGTCGAAGGTCTCGATCGTCGTCTACGCCTGCGTGTGGCCGATCCTGCTGAACACCATCAGCGCGGTCGGGAACGCCGACCCCACCCTCGTCAGACTGGCCCGCTCGATGGACCTGTCCACGCCCAGGCTCTTCCAGAAGGTGATCCTGCCGGCCTCGGTCCCGGCCGTCTTCACCGGGATCCGCCTCGCCGGAGCCGTCTCCATCCTCGTCCTCGTGGCCGCCGAGATGATCGGCGCGAAGGCGGGCCTCGGCTACCTGATCAACGCCTCGCAGTTCAACTTCGCGATCCCGCAGATGTACGCGGGCATCGTCACCATCTCCGCCATCGGCGTGGCCTTCAACCAGCTGCTGGTCGCGGTCGAACGCCGCCTCAGCGTCTGGCGCGTCCCCGCCTGA
- a CDS encoding LLM class flavin-dependent oxidoreductase has protein sequence MTATRTLHLNAFLMNAGHHDAAWRHPDSTPERVTDLRYFQELARTAERGRLDSIFFADGVALWGKARYNAVGGFEPLTLLSAIAAVTEHIGLIATVSTTFNEPFHTARKFASLDHISGGRAGWNIVTSGSVDEARNFNRDEHLEHSLRYDRAREFLDVATKLWDSWEDDAIVLDKERGIYADTGKLHPAAHRGEYFGVAGPLNVPRSPQGHPLLVQAGSSEDGKEFAAQYAEAVFTAQQTLADGQTFYKDLKSRLAKYGRTESDLLVLPGIAPVIGSTEAEAKALEQQLTDLQVPEYGLAQLSQMLGVDLTGHPLDGTLPELPEERDINGNKSRFTLVAELARRDGLTLRELIARLGAGRGHRVFAGTPEQIADQLEEWFTHGAADGFNIMAPVLPTGLTDFVDHVVPILQRRGLFRTEYTGRTLRENYGLPRPANRYTGTQPVTA, from the coding sequence ATGACCGCGACCCGGACCCTGCACCTCAACGCCTTCCTCATGAACGCCGGACACCACGACGCCGCCTGGCGCCATCCGGACAGCACCCCCGAACGCGTCACCGACCTGCGGTACTTCCAGGAACTGGCCCGCACCGCCGAGCGCGGACGGCTCGACTCGATCTTCTTCGCCGACGGGGTCGCCCTCTGGGGCAAGGCCCGCTACAACGCCGTCGGCGGGTTCGAGCCGCTCACCCTGCTCTCCGCGATCGCCGCCGTCACCGAGCACATCGGGCTGATCGCCACCGTCTCCACCACCTTCAACGAACCCTTCCACACGGCCCGGAAGTTCGCCTCCCTCGACCACATCAGCGGCGGCCGCGCCGGCTGGAACATCGTCACCTCCGGAAGCGTCGACGAGGCCCGCAACTTCAACCGCGACGAGCACCTGGAGCACAGCCTCCGCTACGACCGGGCCCGCGAGTTCCTCGACGTCGCCACCAAGCTCTGGGACAGCTGGGAGGACGACGCGATCGTCCTCGACAAGGAGCGCGGCATCTACGCCGACACCGGCAAGCTCCACCCGGCCGCTCACCGCGGCGAGTACTTCGGCGTGGCCGGCCCGCTCAACGTGCCCCGCTCCCCGCAGGGCCACCCGCTCCTGGTGCAGGCGGGCTCCTCCGAGGACGGCAAGGAGTTCGCCGCCCAGTACGCCGAGGCAGTCTTCACCGCCCAGCAGACCCTCGCCGACGGCCAGACCTTCTACAAGGACCTCAAGTCCCGCCTGGCGAAGTACGGCCGCACCGAGAGCGACCTGCTCGTCCTGCCCGGCATCGCGCCCGTCATCGGCTCCACCGAGGCCGAGGCCAAAGCCCTGGAGCAGCAGCTCACCGACCTCCAGGTGCCGGAGTACGGCCTCGCCCAGCTCTCCCAGATGCTCGGCGTCGACCTCACCGGCCACCCCCTCGACGGCACGCTGCCCGAGCTCCCGGAGGAGCGGGACATCAACGGAAACAAGAGCCGATTCACCCTCGTCGCCGAACTCGCGCGCCGCGACGGCCTCACCCTGCGCGAGCTGATCGCCCGCCTCGGCGCCGGCCGTGGCCACCGGGTCTTCGCCGGCACCCCCGAGCAGATCGCCGACCAGCTGGAGGAGTGGTTCACGCACGGAGCCGCCGACGGCTTCAACATCATGGCGCCCGTCCTGCCCACCGGCCTGACCGACTTCGTCGACCACGTGGTGCCGATCCTCCAGCGGCGCGGGCTCTTCCGCACCGAGTACACCGGCCGCACCCTCCGCGAGAACTACGGCCTGCCGCGCCCGGCCAACCGCTACACCGGTACGCAGCCCGTCACCGCGTGA
- a CDS encoding DUF2470 domain-containing protein yields the protein MMEKIQMRISGVPAHPAARPTDAARVRSILAAAHSMTVVTDGLRTEVRHLDGTDPMGRLHLHPAEPGGDAELRPAIRLEFTDVTPTPARDRVRARVTVLGRLLTPYSDYPNSPRGSDENTGSTCVEFGQAVLETADGFSYVGLHELDEARPDPLAPYEAGMLTHLLDDHADLVTLLLRLVDPLPTAALLRALPVAMDRYGITLRLEERRGHRDVRLPFPSPLDDVDQSGAQIQALFSAARRRSHRNTLPA from the coding sequence ATGATGGAGAAGATCCAGATGCGCATCTCCGGTGTCCCCGCCCACCCCGCCGCCCGTCCCACCGATGCCGCGCGGGTCCGGTCGATCCTGGCCGCCGCCCACTCCATGACCGTGGTCACCGACGGACTGCGCACCGAGGTCCGCCACCTCGACGGCACGGACCCGATGGGCCGGCTGCACCTGCACCCCGCCGAGCCGGGCGGCGACGCCGAGCTCCGGCCCGCGATCCGGCTGGAGTTCACCGACGTCACCCCCACGCCCGCGCGCGACCGGGTGCGGGCCCGGGTGACCGTCCTGGGCCGCCTGCTCACCCCTTACTCGGACTACCCGAACAGCCCGCGCGGATCGGACGAGAACACCGGCTCCACCTGCGTGGAGTTCGGCCAGGCCGTCCTGGAGACCGCGGACGGCTTCTCGTACGTCGGACTCCACGAGCTGGACGAGGCCCGCCCCGACCCGCTGGCCCCGTACGAGGCGGGCATGCTCACGCACCTGCTCGACGACCACGCCGACCTCGTCACCCTGCTGCTGCGCCTGGTCGATCCGCTGCCCACCGCCGCCCTGCTCCGCGCGCTGCCGGTCGCGATGGACCGGTACGGGATCACCCTGCGGCTGGAGGAGCGGCGCGGCCACCGCGACGTACGGCTGCCCTTCCCCTCGCCGCTGGACGACGTGGATCAGTCGGGCGCCCAGATCCAGGCCCTCTTCAGCGCTGCCAGGCGGCGTTCGCACCGCAACACCCTGCCCGCCTGA
- a CDS encoding cell division protein SepF: MSRYDVTDEQWEGLAQVVPLRSRNEWPSRVDHRTIPTAPGASAAEQRRFVVIRVQIFADAREVAEYLIAQIPVLLDLTGADSEVAKRILDFSSGVVFGLGSGMHRVDRNVFLLAPVGTEVEGIAAAAVPRS; the protein is encoded by the coding sequence GTGAGCAGGTACGACGTCACCGATGAACAGTGGGAGGGGCTCGCGCAGGTGGTCCCCCTGCGCAGTCGCAACGAATGGCCCTCCCGGGTGGACCACCGCACCATCCCCACGGCGCCCGGCGCGTCGGCGGCGGAGCAGCGGCGCTTCGTGGTGATCCGGGTTCAGATCTTCGCGGACGCGCGGGAGGTGGCGGAGTATCTGATCGCGCAGATCCCGGTGCTGCTCGACCTCACCGGCGCGGACAGCGAAGTGGCCAAGCGGATCCTGGACTTCAGCAGTGGTGTCGTCTTCGGGCTCGGCAGCGGAATGCACCGGGTCGACCGGAACGTCTTCCTGCTGGCGCCCGTCGGGACCGAGGTCGAGGGGATCGCGGCCGCCGCCGTCCCCCGATCGTAG